CGCCAGGACGTAAAAGGCGCCGTCCGGGCGGGTGTACTCGGCTCCCGCGGCGTCGAGCGCGTCGGTGAAGGCGTCAATGCGTTCCGCGAGCATCTCGCGCGTTCCCGCGTAGTAATCGGGATCCGTCTCGCGGAGCGCCTGCAAGACGGCATACTGGGCGGGCCGTGAGCCGGTGACGTTGACGAGCATGTGGCGGGTCCGGGCGGGTTCGGCCAGCGCGGGCGGCAACACGGTATAGCCCACCCGAAAGCCCGTGATCGCCATCGACTTCGAGAAGCTGGCCGTGACCACGCGGTGTGCCGAGTCGATCGATAGCGCGCTCGTAAAGCGTCCCGACTGGTCGAAGTGATCGTAGACCTCGTCGCTTATGAGGATCGCATCCGACTCCTCTGCGATCGCGACGAGTTCTCGTGTCGTTTCCTCGCCGTAGACCGCCCCCGTCGGGTTGTTCGGCGAGTTGACGACGATCGCGGCCGTCTCGGCGCTCGCCCGGTCGCGGACGGCCTCGGGATCGAGCCGGCCGTCCCCGTCGACGGGGACGTAGGTCGCCTCGCCGCCAAGCATCTGCGTCTTGCCGGGGTAGTACGGGTAGACGGGGTCGGTGAGCAACACCTCCTTGCCCGCGTCCCTGTCGAGGGCTTCGGCCATCGCGAGGTAGTTCGCCTCGCCGCCGCCGTTGGTGACGATCACCGACTCGAGAGGGACGTTTCGCCGATCAGCGATCTCCTCGCGTAGCTCGCGCAGGCCGTCGCTAGGCGGGTACTGGAACTCGTCGACGGGACGGTCGGCGTACTCGCGCAGGCCCTCCCGGAGCGCCTCGGGAGGTTCCCAGTCGGGGTTGCCACTGACCATGTCGATGACGTCCCGATCCGCGCGCTCGGCGTACTGCATCACCCGGAAGAACAGCGGTTTCTCGTAGTCCATACGTGCCCTGTCGACCCGGTCGACCTGCCTCTTTCGGGTTCGGACGATCAGTCGTTGACGTGGGCCTGTTCGAACGGTCGTGGGGGCAGTCGTAGCTTGTCGAGATACGGCAGGTGTTTGATGTTGTAGACGATCCGCAACTCGTCGGTGCTCGGCGTGCCGTTACAGGACAGCCGGATGCCCCGATCGAGCATCTCCGCCGGGAGGACGTGATTGACCGGCATCGAGAGCTCGCCGTCGAGGACCGCGACCGCACAGTTCGCACATGCCCCGCCCCGACAGGCGTACGGCCACGCGAACCCGCGGTTCTCGGCGGCCTCCAGCAGCGACTCGTTTGGCTGGACGAGAAACCGGCCGTAATCGGCCCCGTCGAGGCCCGCGTCGGCGGCCTTCTCGAACAGGTCCGCCTCGTCGAGAGTCCACCCGTGGTCGTCGAGCACCTCGTAGTTGAGGTACTCGACCCGCGAGAGCTCCTCGTCTTCCTCGTCTCCGGGGTCAGATCCCTCCTCCTCGATGCCGGTATCGAGCGAGGGGGCCTCGGGTCGCGAGCCGACGGTGAGTTCCTCGTAGGCCTCCCTGACCAACTGGAACTCGCGGGCGGATCCCCCCTGATCCGGGTGGGCCTCGATCACGCGCCGCCTGTAGGCACGGGCCACCTCCTCGTCGTCCGCGTCCGGATCGACCGACAGCACCTCGTACGGGGACACCATGCCCGCCCTAGCGGGTTCGTGCTGATAAATCCCTTCCGAGGTGCCGACAGCCTATTGGCGCGGGTCCCCGTAGCGGGCCCATGAGCGCGAGCGAGGAGGCGATCCGGGAGTACTACGAGTGCGTGGATCGGGAGGCCTACGAGGAGCTGTTCTCGCTGTTCGCCGAGGACGTCGTCTACCACCGCCCCGGCCAGGAGCCCATTGAGGGGATGGCCGACTTCGAGGAGTTCTACCAGGAGATCCGCGCGATCGATCGGGGGACCCACACCGTGATCGACCTCACCGCCGAGGACGACACGATCGCAGTGCAGGGGCGCTTTGCGGGCGTGCTGGAGGGCGGGCAGGTCGAGTTCGGCTTCGCCGACGTCCACCGGTTCGACGACGAGGGGCTCATCACCGAGCGCTGGACCTACACGGACACGGGGCGGGTGTGAGCGACCCCATCGAAACGCGGGTCGGCGAGGCGCTTCGCGAGCGCGAGGCGACGGTGGCGACCGCCGAGTCCTGTACCGGCGGGCTGATCTGCTCACTTTTGACCGACGTCCCCGGATCGAGCGACTACCTCGACCGGGGGTTCGTCACCTACGCCTACGACGCCAAACGCGAGATGCTGGGCGTCTCGCGGGAGGCACTGGACGATCACGGCGCGGTGAGCGACCCCGTCGCCCGCGAGATGGCCCGCGGGGCGCGCGACGTGGCCGACGTCACGTGGGGACTCGCGACGACCGGGGTCGCCGGGCCCACGGGGGGAAGCGAGGAGAATCCGGTAGGGACGGTCTACATCGGCGTCGCCCACGCCGCCCCGTGGGGCTCTGGCGACTCGTATGCAAGCGTCTCCCGATACGAGTTCGACGGCTCGCGGACCGAGATCAAGGGCGAGATCGCTCGCCAAGCCCTCACCGAACTGTACGAGGCGGTCGTCTGACGCAACCGTTATTTGCGTGCCGCGTTTATATCAGATAGATGAACAAACGTGGGCACGTGCTGAACGCGGCGTTGCTTGCGGTCGGGTTGGGGGTGATGGTCCGGCCCGTTCCGGAGGTCGAGACGCTCGCCGTGGTCGCCGAGCTGTTCGTCCCCATCGTGCTTGGCGCGCTCTTTCCGGACGTCGACACCGCGTTCGGAACGCACCGCAAGACGCTGCACAACCTGCCCGTGCTTGCGATCTTTCTGGCCTACCCGATCTACTTCGGGAACCTCCAGTGGGTCTGGGTCGGCGTGCTCAGTCACTACCTGCTGGACGTGCTGGGAAGCAAGCGCGGGATCGCGCTCTTCTATCCCCTCTGGCGCCGCGAGTTCGGCTTTCCCTTCGGGGTGCCCGTCAGGAGCCGGTGGTCGCCCGTCGTGACCCTCGTCGTGACGGGTCTCGAACTCGCGTTCGGGGCGGCCGTGATCCACTGGCTCCCCGCCCCGATGGCCGAGGGCGCCCTGACCCTCTTGGGCGTCCGATAGCGTCCGACACCGGCGTGCGTCGAGGAGGGATCGGTGTTGATATAACACGGTTGATCGTAGTGAGAAGCGTCTCGACAATCGGCGCGAGGACGGGCGACATGACGGTGATGGAAGGATGGTCACAGGTTCAAACCAGCACTTGACGGAAGCCCAGATCCACGACGTGCTGCGTAACGACCGTCGGCGGGCGGTGATCTCGACGCTCGGCGACGCCGACGGGGTGGCACAGATCCGGGACCTCGCCGATCGGATCGCGAGCACCGAAACCGGCACCACGCCCCCGCCACAGAACGCCAGACAGAGCGTCTACGTCTCGTTGCACCAGACCCATCTCCCGAAACTCGACTCGCTTGGCGTCGTCGAGTACGACACCGACACCAACACGGTGTCGCTGCGCGAGGAGGCGAGCGAGGTCGCGGCGTACATGGGTGGTGCGCCGGGATCGACCGTCCACTGGGCGCGGATCTATCTGGCCCTGAGCGTCCTCGGACTGGTCAAGACGGTCGTTGCGCTGCTCGCGATCGAACCACTGACGCGCGCGGCACTCGTGGGGGCGCTGATCATGTTCGTCGTCATGATGGGGCTTGCGGGCTATCACGTCTGGTTACAGCGCGACCGGCCGCTGCGCTGATCCGATCAGTACACTGCCACGTCGTCGAACCGGCCTTCGTACGCGGGGTGGCGCGGATGGGTCGGTTCCATCCCCGAGAGCGCGAGGCGATCGACCTTCTTCCAGGAGTTCTCCCATGCGAGGTGAGCGAACTCGATCCGACACCGGCGGCCGTGGCGCCGTCCCGACCGGTGGAACACCCGGCGGGCCACACCCGAGCGAAGCGCGGTATACAGGTCCGCCGCCGAGTCGATGTCGATCCCGAACTCGGTCCAGACCTCGCCGACGGTTCGAGGGAGGTGAGCGTACGACGAGCCGAAGGCCGGGAGACTGGTTTCACGGGCGATCTCGCGTGCGCGGCGGTTGTGATGCGGGAGGTGTTTCGGGTTGTAGATCTCGACGCCACAGAAACAGTCGGGGTGGCGATTCAGGTCGACGACGTCCAAACTGACCGTCGCGAACTCCGGGTGCGGGACGAGCGCGAGGGCGTCCCGGCGGTCGAGTTCTTCGAGCGTGCCCTCGAGCGTGAGGAAGTCCGGAATCGGCTCCTCGAGATCGAGCGCGAGGACGTGTTTTCGGTCGCGGAAACTCCCCGTGAAGACCTCACGGGCCGGAACGACCAGCAGGTCGTCGTCGCTGAAGCGCGCCGCGCGCTCGCGGATCTCCGGCAGGCGGGTGAAATGGGGCGCGTAGACGAGGACGTCGATTCCACGGTCTTTCGCCCGGCGGGCGACTCCTTCGTCGAGGATCTTCACATGCGGGTCGACACGAGTCGGCATACCGACTGGGTACTCCGGTCGCCGGTTTGCGACTTACGGTTCCAGTACCCTAAAATACATGGTATAAAATAAAGTATTTTATATCAGTAGGCCCTGTCGAACGTCGATGACCGGCTGGGAGTGTGCGATCGACGGCTGTGGCGTGACCTTCGAGTCCGCCGAGGAGCTGATCGCCCACCAGAAGGGCGAACACGCGGGCCACGAGTGTCGGGTCTGCGGGGTCGAGGTTCCCGACGGCTATCCGGCGATCAGACACGCCTTCGGGGAACACACCCGCGCGCAGTACGTCCGGGTCTACGACGCCGACGCGGAGGCGATCCGCGTCCGTGAGGCGGTGCTCCGACGGGTCCAGTCGGCGCTCGACGGGTCGATTTCGGCCGTCAATTCCGAGTGAAGAACGCGAGAGAGCGGGCGCTTTCGTCGCGACGCCGACTCTAGCGTTCTTCGGAGTCGAGCACGCGGATCTGATCGCCGCGCACCGTCACGGGGATCGGAACGGTCGCCTCGTAGAGTTCGACCGTGACCTGGTCTTTACCCTCGTCGATGCGCTGGACTTGGGCCTTCTCGCCCTTGAACGGGCCGGCGATGAGTTCGACGATGTCGCCCTCGGCAATCCCCTCGACGTCCGGTTTCGGACTGAGGAAGTGTTCGACCTCGGTGATCGAACTCTGTCCGGGGACGATCGAGCGCGCGTGGGGGATCTCGTCGAGGACGCGCTCGATGATCGCGTGGTCGTCGGATTCGACCATCACGTAGCTCGTCAGCGAGTCGGGCGCCAGCGCCGCGTGGATCGCGGGCTCCTCACGGTTCATGATCATGTCCGCGACGGTGCGCTCCTGGCTCGCCGTGGTTTTGACGGCGTAGATCGGCATTTCAGAGCCCTCCGGGGAGGAAGCTCATGACGACGAACATGAAAAAGCCGATGAGGCCGACGAGGACGATACCGACGGCGGCGATCAGCGCCACGCGGGAGAACTCCTCCCACGCCGGGGTCGTGGCGAACTTCAGGACGCGGACGTAGGAGTTGAGATCGGTCGGGACGTTCATACTGGCCGACGATAGGACAGCAGGGGTTTTCTATCTATTGATGGGCGCCTGAGCGACAGGTAGAGAACCCTCCGGTGTCGAGTACCGACGATGGGTACGAGGAGACGCGGGGTGGCCCTTCTGGCCCTCGCGCTCGCGGGACTGGTGTTCGCGACCGATGCGGTTGCGGCGAGCAACGTCGCGACCGGCCTCCAGGGCGACGGCCGTGATCTGCAGGTGCCGACGTGGCTCTACCTCGGTACCGGCGGGGCGGCGGTCGGCGCCTCGGGCCTGCTCGCGATGTTCGTCACCGACCGGCGGCTGATCGATCGCCTCCACACCTGGCGGCGGTCGACCGCCCTCGGCGAGGGGCTCGCGGGACCGTTTCGGGGTCTCGCCGGCACGCTCGCGGTCGTCGGCCTCGCGTTCGTGGTCTTCGTCGGACTGACCGGGCCGACGATCGCGAACGCCAACCTCGCCGTGCTCGTCGTCTTCGTCGGCGTGCGCGCGGGACTCGTGATGGTCGCGTACCTGCTCGCGAACCCCTGGCCCGCCCTCAACCCGTGGCGGGCGCTCGCGCGACTCGCGCCGACCGGGTTCGTCGAGTACCCCGACCGCTGGGGCGTCTGGCCCGCGGTCTGTGGCCTGCTCTGTATCCTCTGGGTCGAGGTCGTCGTCCCGATCAACACCGTCCCCGGGACGCTCGCGCTCGCCGTCCTCGCGTACAGCGCCTCCACGCTCACCGGAGCGGTCGTCTTCGGTCCCGACGACTGGTTTCGCTACGGCGACCCGCTTGCGGTGCTCTTTCGGTACTACGGGGCCGTCGCGCCGATCCAGCGAACGGACGAGGGGGTGGAACTAGTCCTGCCGGGCGCGAAACTCCGCGAATCCTCCGTCGTCGACGGGGCGAGCGGCGTGGCGTTCGTCCTCCTGTTGGTCTGGGAACTCACCTACAGCGCCTTCATCGTCGTCCCCGCGGGGATCGCGAGCGTCGAGTTCCTCGTCTCGCTCGGCGTCCCGCCCTCGGTGACCTACGCGGGGCTATTGCTCGCGGGCTACGGCCTTTTTCTGGGGAGTTACTGGTTCGCGACCCGCTTCGGAAAGCGCCTCGCCGAGACGTACGTCACCACGGAGCACCTCGCGGTGTGCTTTGCGCCGCCGCTGTTGGCGATCGCGGCGGGCTATCACCTCGCACACTACTTCACCTTTCTCGTCTCGCTTTCCCCGTCGCTCGCGCTCGTCCTCGCCTCGCCGCTGTCGCCGCCGGTGCCGCCGCTGACGCTCGTTCTGCCCACTTGGTTCGGCCTGCTCGATATCGGGTTCGTTCTGGCGGGCCACCTGCTCGCGATCTGGGCGGCCCACG
The DNA window shown above is from Halalkalicoccus jeotgali B3 and carries:
- a CDS encoding pyridoxal phosphate-dependent aminotransferase, which encodes MDYEKPLFFRVMQYAERADRDVIDMVSGNPDWEPPEALREGLREYADRPVDEFQYPPSDGLRELREEIADRRNVPLESVIVTNGGGEANYLAMAEALDRDAGKEVLLTDPVYPYYPGKTQMLGGEATYVPVDGDGRLDPEAVRDRASAETAAIVVNSPNNPTGAVYGEETTRELVAIAEESDAILISDEVYDHFDQSGRFTSALSIDSAHRVVTASFSKSMAITGFRVGYTVLPPALAEPARTRHMLVNVTGSRPAQYAVLQALRETDPDYYAGTREMLAERIDAFTDALDAAGAEYTRPDGAFYVLARFEGFPGTMNNVERLIDEAGVAGMPGEAFGDSRAEWLRFALVTPRAQEAADRLAEFFA
- the fer gene encoding ferredoxin Fer, which gives rise to MVSPYEVLSVDPDADDEEVARAYRRRVIEAHPDQGGSAREFQLVREAYEELTVGSRPEAPSLDTGIEEEGSDPGDEEDEELSRVEYLNYEVLDDHGWTLDEADLFEKAADAGLDGADYGRFLVQPNESLLEAAENRGFAWPYACRGGACANCAVAVLDGELSMPVNHVLPAEMLDRGIRLSCNGTPSTDELRIVYNIKHLPYLDKLRLPPRPFEQAHVND
- a CDS encoding nuclear transport factor 2 family protein, whose product is MSASEEAIREYYECVDREAYEELFSLFAEDVVYHRPGQEPIEGMADFEEFYQEIRAIDRGTHTVIDLTAEDDTIAVQGRFAGVLEGGQVEFGFADVHRFDDEGLITERWTYTDTGRV
- a CDS encoding CinA family protein; amino-acid sequence: MSDPIETRVGEALREREATVATAESCTGGLICSLLTDVPGSSDYLDRGFVTYAYDAKREMLGVSREALDDHGAVSDPVAREMARGARDVADVTWGLATTGVAGPTGGSEENPVGTVYIGVAHAAPWGSGDSYASVSRYEFDGSRTEIKGEIARQALTELYEAVV
- a CDS encoding metal-dependent hydrolase, which encodes MNKRGHVLNAALLAVGLGVMVRPVPEVETLAVVAELFVPIVLGALFPDVDTAFGTHRKTLHNLPVLAIFLAYPIYFGNLQWVWVGVLSHYLLDVLGSKRGIALFYPLWRREFGFPFGVPVRSRWSPVVTLVVTGLELAFGAAVIHWLPAPMAEGALTLLGVR
- a CDS encoding DUF7344 domain-containing protein; amino-acid sequence: MVTGSNQHLTEAQIHDVLRNDRRRAVISTLGDADGVAQIRDLADRIASTETGTTPPPQNARQSVYVSLHQTHLPKLDSLGVVEYDTDTNTVSLREEASEVAAYMGGAPGSTVHWARIYLALSVLGLVKTVVALLAIEPLTRAALVGALIMFVVMMGLAGYHVWLQRDRPLR
- a CDS encoding PHP-associated domain-containing protein is translated as MPTRVDPHVKILDEGVARRAKDRGIDVLVYAPHFTRLPEIRERAARFSDDDLLVVPAREVFTGSFRDRKHVLALDLEEPIPDFLTLEGTLEELDRRDALALVPHPEFATVSLDVVDLNRHPDCFCGVEIYNPKHLPHHNRRAREIARETSLPAFGSSYAHLPRTVGEVWTEFGIDIDSAADLYTALRSGVARRVFHRSGRRHGRRCRIEFAHLAWENSWKKVDRLALSGMEPTHPRHPAYEGRFDDVAVY
- a CDS encoding DUF7565 family protein translates to MTGWECAIDGCGVTFESAEELIAHQKGEHAGHECRVCGVEVPDGYPAIRHAFGEHTRAQYVRVYDADAEAIRVREAVLRRVQSALDGSISAVNSE
- a CDS encoding transcription elongation factor Spt5, coding for MPIYAVKTTASQERTVADMIMNREEPAIHAALAPDSLTSYVMVESDDHAIIERVLDEIPHARSIVPGQSSITEVEHFLSPKPDVEGIAEGDIVELIAGPFKGEKAQVQRIDEGKDQVTVELYEATVPIPVTVRGDQIRVLDSEER
- a CDS encoding protein translocase SEC61 complex subunit gamma, yielding MNVPTDLNSYVRVLKFATTPAWEEFSRVALIAAVGIVLVGLIGFFMFVVMSFLPGGL